DNA from Pochonia chlamydosporia 170 chromosome Unknown PCv3seq00009, whole genome shotgun sequence:
CCGTAAGCACACAGGTACCTATCTTTAGGCTCTCTAACAGAGTATCACCCTGTGTAAGGAGTACCAGGTATCAGCGCATCCCAGCCTAGCGAGCCTGCTGCTCGTTCTGCCTAACCAGGCAAACTCTGTCCTTTCTGCCTTATCAGGCACACTGGAACCCTCAGTACGTACCCGCAATTTCTCCCTTCATGCCTTGTGCAAACCCCTGAGACACGGCACACCTACAAATACATCGCAGCGTAACATCTAGTCAAATCTACTTTTCCCTTTCCCGCTGCCGCTTCACATCCTCACTTCCattctctgcctctgcatTCATGTATTGCAAGGTTGGAGATCTCTGGACTGGTTTTGGCCGCACTGCAATCCTAGTCACTACGACCTTCATTCTCACCACAGCACTCTACTTCAGCCAGGCTCTGCCTTTCGACGTCTCAACCCACGAGATGACCGTCACCCACATTCTCCTGGTCTCTTTCAAACCGTCTGTTTCGCAGGATACCGTTGATTCGGTGAGCTGCCTAATACAGCGGAGCACACGCTTGGCCTAACTGGAGAAAACAGATTTGCAAGCGAATCATTGCCTTCAAGGAGACTTGCCTTCATCCCGACACGGGTAAACCCTATGTCCTCGCCACAAGCggtggcatcaacaacaatccTGAGCACAGCAACGTCGGTCATGCCTACACACCTACTATCTCCAGCCCTGCGAGCTCATTTTTACTTCCCTTATACAATCCCGCCGTTTAGACTGCTAACGTTTCGTTCTGACAGAAAAATATGACCCACGGGTTCATCATTGAGTTTCAGAACGAAGCTGACCGCCAGTACTTCCTGGATGTTGACCCAGCCCACAAGGCATTCGTCGAGCACATTGACCCAAACAACAATGATTTTCTCACGCTAGATTTTACAGATGGCGTGTATGGCGCCTAAATATGAGGCTCTGGTAGGCCCTGGAGGTCCAG
Protein-coding regions in this window:
- a CDS encoding stress responsive A/B barrel domain-containing protein, whose product is MYCKVGDLWTGFGRTAILVTTTFILTTALYFSQALPFDVSTHEMTVTHILLVSFKPSVSQDTVDSICKRIIAFKETCLHPDTGKPYVLATSGGINNNPEHSNKNMTHGFIIEFQNEADRQYFLDVDPAHKAFVEHIDPNNNDFLTLDFTDGVYGA